One Methanocaldococcus infernus ME DNA segment encodes these proteins:
- the tfrB gene encoding fumarate reductase (CoM/CoB) subunit TfrB, translated as MTMITIKINREGKIEKYKVPENLTVLEALEYINREYGANIKFRASCRNSQCGSCALTINGSPRLACETLVKDNMLIEPLRGFRVVKDLIVDREPYYQKLKSIRNYIVRKKLPNGLEEIEESEVEKTKELRACIDCLSCLSTCPARSSSNFPGATVMRQLLRFSLDKRDEEDRERIAFFENLYFCTTCSSCVEVCPMNIKLERAIEKLRELAFKKGYFLEEHRKVRENILKSNRSIPKIKESFLEKAKEFYKAENEKLRVAFFTGCLIDYRNIAVGFDTIEVLLAHNISVYLPKAQVCCGSPMLRTGQRDVAEDLMEKNLETLESLDIDYIVTVCAGCGSTLKNDYKLKNVKDISELLIEFEREYKKLKLRVSYHDPCHLRRGQNVYKEPRELIKRIPGIEFLDSKPQCCGAGGGVRSGVKELAKLLGKRRAKQFRDVDKVITICPFCELHLKEQGLDVINLVSLLKKVI; from the coding sequence ATGACTATGATAACCATCAAGATCAATAGAGAAGGGAAAATTGAAAAATATAAAGTCCCAGAGAATCTTACAGTTTTGGAGGCTCTTGAGTACATAAATAGAGAATATGGAGCAAACATAAAGTTTAGAGCTTCCTGTAGAAATTCACAGTGTGGAAGCTGTGCTTTAACCATAAATGGCTCTCCAAGATTGGCATGTGAAACCCTTGTTAAAGATAACATGCTAATAGAGCCACTAAGAGGATTTAGAGTTGTAAAGGACTTGATTGTAGATAGAGAGCCCTACTATCAGAAGCTTAAGAGTATAAGAAACTACATAGTTAGAAAGAAACTTCCTAATGGCTTAGAGGAGATAGAGGAGAGTGAAGTAGAAAAAACTAAGGAGTTGAGGGCTTGTATAGACTGTCTATCTTGCTTATCCACATGTCCAGCAAGAAGCTCTTCCAACTTCCCAGGGGCTACAGTGATGAGACAACTATTGAGATTTTCCTTAGATAAGAGAGATGAGGAAGATAGAGAAAGAATAGCTTTCTTTGAGAATCTCTATTTTTGTACAACTTGCTCTTCCTGTGTTGAAGTTTGTCCAATGAATATTAAATTAGAGAGAGCTATTGAAAAGCTTAGAGAGTTGGCATTTAAAAAAGGCTATTTCTTGGAAGAGCATAGAAAGGTTAGAGAAAATATTTTAAAGAGTAATAGAAGTATTCCAAAAATAAAAGAAAGCTTTTTAGAGAAAGCTAAAGAGTTTTATAAGGCTGAAAATGAAAAGTTGAGGGTAGCTTTCTTCACTGGCTGTTTGATAGACTATAGAAATATAGCTGTTGGCTTTGACACTATAGAGGTTCTCTTAGCTCATAACATCTCTGTTTATCTTCCAAAGGCTCAAGTTTGCTGTGGCTCACCTATGCTTAGAACTGGACAGAGAGATGTAGCTGAGGACTTAATGGAAAAAAACTTAGAAACCCTTGAAAGTTTAGATATTGATTATATAGTTACAGTCTGTGCTGGCTGTGGAAGCACATTAAAGAATGACTACAAGTTAAAGAATGTTAAAGACATCTCAGAGCTTTTAATAGAGTTTGAGAGAGAATATAAAAAGCTAAAGCTAAGGGTTTCTTACCATGATCCTTGTCATTTGAGAAGAGGGCAAAATGTCTATAAAGAGCCAAGAGAGCTTATAAAAAGAATTCCTGGAATAGAGTTTTTAGACTCTAAGCCCCAATGCTGTGGAGCTGGGGGAGGAGTTAGAAGTGGAGTTAAGGAACTTGCTAAACTGTTAGGAAAGAGAAGAGCTAAGCAATTTAGAGATGTTGATAAAGTTATTACTATATGCCCATTCTGTGAGCTTCACTTAAAAGAGCAGGGTTTAGATGTTATTAACTTAGTTTCTCTTCTTAAGAAGGTTATTTAA
- a CDS encoding type II toxin-antitoxin system RelE family toxin, giving the protein MHKSAKKSLKDLPKSIKTKIIEFLIQLKSNPFPTSDIRKLRNLNNTFRAKFGDYRVVYSIDFDKRLIRVIKIEHRKKVYKRL; this is encoded by the coding sequence ATTCACAAAAGTGCCAAAAAATCATTAAAAGATCTCCCAAAATCAATAAAAACAAAAATTATTGAATTTTTAATTCAACTAAAGTCTAATCCTTTTCCTACATCAGATATTAGAAAGTTACGTAATCTTAATAATACTTTTAGAGCGAAATTTGGTGATTATAGGGTTGTTTATTCTATAGACTTTGATAAACGCTTAATACGTGTCATTAAAATTGAGCATAGAAAGAAGGTATATAAGAGACTATAA
- the aspS gene encoding aspartate--tRNA(Asn) ligase, producing the protein MMKRTHYSSEITPQMDGEEVIVAGWVHSIRALGKIIFVILRDREGTVQITAPKQKVEEGVFKTIKSLGVEDVIAVKGKVVANEKAPNGFEIIPIEVEVLNRAERPLPLDPAEKVPAELDTRLENRFLDLRKPRVQAIFKIRHEMLKSVRETFYSEGFIEVNTPKLVASATEGGTELFPISYFEKEAFLGQSPQLYKQMLMASGLDRVFEIAPIFRAEEHNTRRHLNEATSIDIEMAFADDKDAIKMLEKVVYNACVSVYENREKELNLLNHKLEVPPKSFDKITYDEAIEIAKRRGVEIEWGEDLSREAEKAIGEEMGGFYFIVDWPTEIRPFYTMPKDDKYCKAFDLMYKDLEISSGAQRIHIYDMLVESIKNKGLNPDAFTYYLEAFKYGMPPHAGWGLGADRFTMVLTGQENIRECVLFPRDRHRLTP; encoded by the coding sequence ATGATGAAAAGAACACACTACTCTTCAGAAATAACTCCCCAGATGGATGGTGAGGAAGTAATAGTAGCTGGATGGGTACACTCTATAAGAGCCTTAGGAAAAATTATTTTTGTTATTTTAAGGGATAGGGAAGGGACAGTTCAAATAACTGCTCCTAAGCAAAAAGTGGAAGAAGGGGTTTTCAAAACCATAAAGAGCTTGGGAGTTGAAGATGTTATAGCTGTTAAGGGAAAAGTTGTAGCCAATGAAAAAGCTCCTAATGGCTTTGAGATAATTCCTATAGAGGTTGAAGTATTAAATAGAGCTGAGAGGCCTCTTCCATTAGATCCTGCTGAAAAGGTTCCTGCTGAGCTTGACACAAGGTTAGAAAACAGATTCTTAGACTTAAGAAAGCCAAGGGTTCAAGCCATATTTAAGATAAGGCATGAAATGCTAAAGAGTGTAAGGGAAACCTTTTATAGTGAGGGGTTTATTGAGGTTAACACCCCTAAGTTGGTGGCAAGTGCCACAGAGGGAGGAACTGAGCTATTTCCAATTTCTTACTTTGAAAAGGAAGCATTCTTAGGACAGAGCCCTCAGCTTTATAAACAGATGTTAATGGCTTCTGGCTTAGATAGGGTTTTTGAAATAGCTCCTATCTTTAGAGCTGAGGAGCACAATACAAGGAGACACTTGAATGAAGCTACCTCTATTGACATAGAGATGGCATTTGCTGATGATAAAGATGCTATAAAGATGTTGGAGAAGGTTGTTTATAATGCCTGTGTAAGTGTCTATGAGAATAGAGAGAAAGAGCTTAATCTACTAAATCATAAGTTAGAGGTTCCTCCAAAGAGCTTTGATAAAATTACTTATGATGAAGCCATAGAGATAGCTAAAAGAAGAGGAGTAGAGATAGAGTGGGGGGAGGATTTAAGTAGAGAGGCTGAAAAAGCTATAGGGGAAGAGATGGGAGGCTTTTACTTCATAGTTGATTGGCCTACTGAGATAAGGCCATTTTACACCATGCCTAAGGATGATAAGTATTGTAAGGCATTTGATTTAATGTATAAAGATTTAGAGATATCTTCAGGTGCTCAAAGGATTCATATCTATGACATGTTGGTAGAGAGTATAAAAAATAAAGGTTTAAATCCTGATGCCTTCACTTATTACTTAGAAGCTTTTAAATATGGGATGCCTCCACATGCTGGTTGGGGTTTAGGAGCTGATAGATTTACAATGGTTTTAACTGGGCAAGAGAATATAAGAGAGTGTGTCCTCTTCCCAAGAGATAGGCACAGATTGACACCATGA
- a CDS encoding YkgJ family cysteine cluster protein, translated as MKWEITFEGITYKCKFCTYCCSCKGWRIYLNYFDYLRLKDYKEFIEPSDGEFKYKLKVNNKGCLLLKNNLCRIHLEKGYIYKPLMCRIFPFSMMVKWDGTPLLIIKHYCSGIIKGEVEKNLIKEAISNIKELYFDIFEDLIYRGMEHSSTTYLKENEKITWEEREELGRYILKSNSFLELKERYKEIFREDIKIEVKEDEEILRYLRELHYREHFRKLTLMDEIKKLLEIGKYLSKFKNVFEGEKRVDEWLFLNKNLN; from the coding sequence ATGAAGTGGGAAATAACATTTGAGGGAATAACTTATAAGTGTAAGTTTTGTACTTACTGTTGCTCTTGTAAAGGCTGGAGAATCTACTTAAATTATTTTGACTATCTAAGGCTAAAGGATTATAAAGAGTTTATTGAGCCAAGTGATGGAGAGTTTAAGTATAAGTTGAAGGTTAATAATAAAGGCTGCTTGCTCTTAAAAAATAATCTTTGTAGGATTCACTTAGAAAAGGGTTATATTTACAAGCCTCTCATGTGTAGAATTTTCCCTTTTAGCATGATGGTTAAGTGGGATGGCACACCTCTTTTAATTATTAAACATTATTGTAGTGGAATAATTAAAGGAGAAGTTGAGAAGAATTTGATAAAAGAAGCTATAAGTAATATTAAAGAGCTTTATTTTGACATTTTTGAAGATCTGATTTATAGAGGGATGGAGCACTCTTCTACAACCTACTTAAAAGAGAATGAGAAAATTACATGGGAAGAGAGGGAAGAGCTTGGAAGATATATTTTAAAATCTAACTCTTTTCTTGAGCTTAAGGAGAGATATAAAGAAATTTTTAGAGAAGATATTAAGATAGAAGTTAAGGAGGATGAAGAGATTTTAAGATATCTTAGAGAACTTCACTACAGAGAACATTTTAGAAAGCTAACCTTAATGGATGAGATTAAAAAACTCTTGGAGATAGGGAAATATTTATCAAAATTTAAGAATGTGTTTGAGGGAGAGAAAAGAGTAGATGAGTGGCTATTTTTAAATAAAAATCTTAATTAG
- a CDS encoding carbamoyltransferase C-terminal domain-containing protein has translation MILGIHDGHNSSSSLISRERILWAMSEERFVRKKNYRGFPKNSLSYILSKERDFEYITVGSVFRRGKRLRDIKEFQSKVMKKLLYIYHHLSHSYLYKLSNFKECLVISIDGAGDGLSFLASIGSKDLEIIAESDVIDSVGDFYASITELLGFKAMKDEGKVMSLSSFPCSERIELKVLDYIEELKSFKNLLGVVGREGTEKLRELLNYKGESFNEKVKISRFAQETLERAVLKAVDNLSKEYGIENIVFTGGVAQNVKLNTKIAENYNLFVPPFMGDEGLSLGSSLSDRKIGRIEIKNTYFGYEIENEKVEEIIEEKKLSYKYLEDSEIPEVVGELILKNNIICVARGKMEFGPRALGNRSILALPTRENRERVNKILGRDWFMPFAPTILYEHIDEYLKEPKYSPFMTLLFKVKEEKIKEIEGVVHVDKTTRAQTLKRESNPIYYDTIKYIYDSINLPVLLNTSFNLHGEPIVCTERDAINSFLRTKFNYLLLANYLIKRENL, from the coding sequence ATGATTTTAGGCATTCATGATGGGCATAACTCAAGCTCTTCCTTAATTAGTAGAGAGAGAATTTTATGGGCAATGAGTGAGGAGAGATTTGTTAGGAAGAAGAACTATAGAGGTTTCCCAAAAAACTCTTTGAGTTATATTTTAAGTAAGGAAAGAGATTTTGAATATATAACTGTTGGAAGTGTCTTCAGAAGGGGAAAGAGGTTAAGAGATATTAAAGAGTTTCAAAGTAAGGTGATGAAAAAATTACTCTATATTTATCATCATCTTTCACACTCCTATCTTTATAAGCTCTCCAACTTTAAAGAATGCTTAGTCATTTCAATAGATGGAGCTGGAGATGGGTTATCTTTTTTAGCCTCTATTGGAAGTAAGGATCTTGAGATCATAGCTGAGAGTGATGTTATAGACTCTGTTGGAGACTTTTATGCTTCTATAACTGAACTCTTGGGATTTAAGGCTATGAAGGATGAGGGTAAGGTGATGTCCCTCTCTTCATTCCCCTGTAGTGAAAGGATAGAGCTTAAGGTTTTGGACTATATTGAAGAATTAAAGAGTTTTAAAAACTTACTTGGAGTTGTTGGAAGAGAGGGGACAGAAAAATTAAGAGAACTTTTAAATTATAAAGGAGAGAGCTTTAATGAGAAGGTTAAGATTTCAAGATTTGCTCAGGAAACCTTAGAGAGAGCTGTTTTAAAGGCTGTTGATAATTTAAGTAAGGAATATGGGATAGAGAATATAGTTTTTACTGGAGGAGTGGCTCAAAATGTTAAGTTAAATACTAAGATAGCTGAGAATTATAACTTATTTGTCCCTCCATTCATGGGAGATGAAGGCTTAAGCTTAGGCTCCTCTCTCTCAGATAGAAAAATAGGAAGAATAGAGATAAAAAATACTTACTTTGGCTATGAAATAGAGAATGAAAAGGTTGAAGAGATAATAGAAGAGAAAAAATTAAGTTACAAATACTTAGAAGACTCTGAGATTCCTGAAGTTGTTGGAGAGCTAATTTTAAAAAATAATATTATCTGTGTTGCAAGGGGAAAAATGGAGTTTGGTCCAAGGGCTTTAGGGAATAGAAGTATCTTAGCTCTACCAACAAGAGAAAATAGAGAGAGGGTAAACAAAATCTTAGGGAGAGATTGGTTTATGCCCTTTGCTCCAACTATTCTATATGAGCATATTGATGAATATTTAAAAGAGCCAAAATATTCTCCTTTCATGACCCTTCTTTTTAAGGTTAAAGAGGAAAAAATTAAGGAGATTGAAGGAGTTGTTCATGTTGATAAGACAACAAGGGCACAGACATTAAAGAGGGAGAGTAATCCAATATACTATGACACTATAAAATATATTTATGACTCTATCAACTTACCAGTTCTTTTGAACACATCCTTTAACCTACATGGAGAGCCAATAGTTTGCACTGAAAGGGATGCAATAAATAGTTTTTTAAGGACAAAGTTTAATTATCTTCTCTTAGCCAATTACTTAATCAAGAGGGAAAACTTATGA
- a CDS encoding EF-Tu/IF-2/RF-3 family GTPase gives MIVGCFGQIENLRELGKKGTSSDITLYNYKQGDKIVSYVEPTRYPDKIAPLIYTINMMDYALVFIKELTGELGETLLALDMAKVKHGSFVLGDYVDEDLFNQVIKGTSMKNFDILPWNFIEIREKIINLDIERDFSYTKIPIDHHFKVKSVGTVVLGKVEKGIVKVHDTLKIYPIDKEVLIKSIQIHDNNVNEAKAGDRVGLALKGVDSEEIGRGYILTNKDIEVYDEIKLNVEWNPFKERDINVGETYQIICNLQYVSCTVEDKDEVKLKLNKPIAYDNELIWLLDGSAKIRILGVGKIKKG, from the coding sequence ATGATAGTTGGCTGTTTTGGACAGATAGAGAACTTAAGAGAGTTGGGAAAGAAAGGAACAAGTTCAGATATTACACTTTACAACTACAAGCAGGGAGATAAAATAGTTAGTTATGTTGAGCCAACAAGATATCCTGATAAGATAGCTCCTTTGATATATACTATAAATATGATGGACTATGCCTTAGTCTTTATAAAAGAACTGACTGGAGAGTTGGGAGAGACACTATTAGCTTTAGACATGGCTAAGGTTAAGCATGGCTCATTTGTCTTAGGGGATTATGTTGATGAAGATCTCTTCAATCAAGTGATAAAAGGAACATCAATGAAAAACTTTGATATCCTGCCTTGGAACTTCATAGAGATTAGAGAGAAGATTATTAACTTAGATATAGAAAGAGACTTTAGCTATACAAAGATTCCTATTGATCACCACTTTAAGGTTAAAAGTGTTGGTACTGTTGTCTTAGGAAAGGTTGAGAAGGGAATAGTGAAGGTTCATGACACTCTAAAAATTTATCCTATAGATAAGGAGGTTCTTATTAAAAGTATTCAAATCCATGATAATAATGTTAATGAAGCCAAGGCTGGAGATAGGGTTGGCTTAGCATTAAAAGGGGTTGATAGTGAGGAAATAGGTAGAGGCTATATACTAACAAATAAAGATATAGAGGTTTATGATGAAATTAAGCTAAATGTGGAGTGGAACCCCTTTAAGGAGAGAGATATTAATGTTGGAGAAACCTACCAAATAATTTGTAATCTTCAATATGTCTCCTGTACAGTTGAAGATAAAGATGAAGTTAAATTAAAGTTAAATAAGCCAATAGCTTATGATAATGAACTTATTTGGCTACTTGATGGTAG